One genomic segment of Bifidobacterium breve DSM 20213 = JCM 1192 includes these proteins:
- a CDS encoding type I phosphoribosyltransferase has product MTESGFRPTGTSDLNVSRDASAFAMLEPHEQLATLLKEHVVGRPFSELASVTFDHRAATVMGHVLIDTLEDAGYSVDDFDAVGALTAAAVPMVSAMIHAAASRGEDLDGFVMDFVYPSIKGPSIEGRRVMLLDAWLSEKSYVQTSSLVTLRNGNELSLDFGVVEQLGAQVVAITSLVGGGAKDINVINPSTGESHVLPFVQVFDESELR; this is encoded by the coding sequence ATGACTGAATCTGGATTCCGCCCGACCGGCACCTCGGACCTCAATGTTTCACGCGACGCTTCCGCTTTTGCCATGCTGGAGCCGCATGAGCAGCTGGCCACCCTGCTGAAGGAGCACGTGGTTGGCCGCCCGTTTTCGGAACTTGCCTCGGTGACTTTCGATCATCGTGCCGCCACGGTGATGGGTCATGTGCTCATTGACACTCTTGAAGATGCAGGCTATTCGGTTGATGATTTTGACGCCGTTGGTGCCTTGACTGCAGCTGCCGTACCCATGGTGTCTGCCATGATTCATGCTGCTGCTTCCCGTGGCGAGGATCTGGACGGATTCGTAATGGACTTCGTGTATCCCTCAATCAAGGGTCCGTCTATTGAAGGACGACGCGTGATGCTGTTGGATGCATGGCTGTCCGAAAAATCGTATGTGCAGACCAGTTCGCTGGTTACCCTGCGTAATGGCAACGAACTCAGCCTCGACTTCGGCGTGGTCGAACAACTCGGCGCTCAGGTCGTGGCTATTACCTCACTGGTCGGCGGTGGAGCTAAAGACATCAATGTCATCAACCCCTCCACTGGCGAAAGCCACGTACTGCCATTCGTTCAGGTCTTTGACGAATCCGAGCTGAGGTAA
- the rmuC gene encoding DNA recombination protein RmuC, with the protein MFEQMGTVIVVIAVLVVGAGLGLCAGFLLGRHKGQAMARDARASELEEAKSLLESAHGEIADLTARNAASQAQLEGANQQLTFVKSQLAQAQHAEQIRIERERERAAAEAEQKRKADAEAAEVKRVEQEARLKEQSKVLEALAPVAKNLDSLQTKVTQIEEGRKKEMGALGAQLKGLNDQQARLDKETSSLSAALRNNKVRGAWGEAQLKNIVESAGLLEHVDFDTQVVVSDADGRMLRPDMVVHLPGGKTIPIDAKVPYADYQRACEIPETAGPEELDRRNDLLRSHAKALREHVRALGEKAYWNAFPVTPDFVIAFIPNEALLQAALEADPTLMDDAFSRKVALTSPVTLWAVLKSVAYAWQQQSLTDDAKQLFDLSRELYERFAVLGDYATRLGTQITKTVSAYNKFASSLERRVLPTARKLQKLEPTKVLEEVPLIESDKGNVSELSAPEVTSSEDDEPVKLTASGDRLEA; encoded by the coding sequence ATGTTTGAACAAATGGGAACTGTGATTGTGGTCATCGCCGTGCTGGTGGTCGGTGCGGGGCTTGGGCTTTGTGCCGGCTTTTTATTGGGGCGGCATAAAGGTCAGGCTATGGCGCGTGATGCCAGGGCTTCGGAGCTGGAGGAGGCCAAAAGCTTGCTGGAGTCGGCGCATGGGGAGATTGCCGATTTGACCGCTCGCAATGCCGCTTCTCAAGCGCAGCTTGAAGGTGCGAACCAGCAATTGACGTTCGTGAAGTCACAGCTTGCTCAGGCGCAGCATGCGGAACAGATTCGCATCGAGCGTGAGCGTGAGCGCGCGGCCGCCGAGGCTGAACAGAAGCGTAAGGCCGATGCCGAAGCCGCCGAAGTCAAGCGTGTCGAGCAGGAGGCTCGTCTGAAAGAGCAGAGTAAAGTGCTGGAAGCGCTTGCTCCTGTTGCCAAGAATCTCGATTCGCTCCAGACCAAGGTCACCCAAATCGAAGAAGGCCGCAAGAAAGAGATGGGGGCGCTCGGGGCTCAACTCAAGGGCCTGAATGATCAGCAGGCCCGGTTGGACAAGGAAACGAGTTCACTATCCGCGGCACTGCGCAACAATAAGGTTCGTGGTGCCTGGGGCGAGGCGCAGCTGAAGAATATTGTGGAGTCCGCGGGATTGCTGGAGCACGTTGACTTTGACACCCAAGTGGTGGTGTCCGATGCCGACGGTCGTATGCTCAGGCCGGATATGGTGGTGCATCTGCCCGGTGGCAAGACCATTCCGATTGATGCCAAGGTGCCGTATGCCGACTATCAGCGGGCTTGTGAGATTCCCGAGACCGCGGGCCCCGAGGAGTTGGATCGTCGTAACGACCTGTTGCGATCCCATGCCAAGGCGCTTCGAGAACACGTGCGTGCGTTGGGGGAGAAGGCCTATTGGAATGCGTTCCCCGTCACTCCTGATTTCGTTATCGCCTTTATTCCCAATGAGGCGTTGTTGCAGGCGGCGCTTGAGGCCGATCCCACGCTGATGGATGATGCCTTCTCCCGCAAGGTGGCCTTGACCTCGCCAGTGACCCTGTGGGCCGTGCTGAAATCAGTGGCCTATGCATGGCAGCAGCAATCGCTGACGGATGATGCCAAGCAGTTGTTCGATTTGTCTCGAGAGCTGTATGAGCGCTTCGCCGTGCTTGGCGACTATGCCACCAGGCTGGGAACCCAAATCACCAAGACGGTCAGTGCCTATAACAAGTTCGCATCCAGTTTGGAGCGACGTGTATTGCCCACGGCTCGCAAACTGCAAAAGCTCGAACCCACCAAGGTGCTCGAGGAAGTGCCTCTTATCGAATCAGACAAAGGCAATGTCAGTGAGTTATCCGCCCCCGAGGTGACATCGTCGGAGGATGATGAGCCGGTCAAGCTGACTGCCTCAGGCGATAGGCTTGAAGCATGA
- a CDS encoding metal-sensitive transcriptional regulator, with the protein MHGYDDDKAKVIARLRRIEGQVHAITQMVEDNKYCIDVLTQISASNSALKSVALILLDDHLNHCVRQAAVQGGEVADSKLEEASAAIARLVRS; encoded by the coding sequence ATGCACGGGTATGACGACGATAAGGCCAAAGTCATTGCGCGGCTGCGCCGCATTGAGGGGCAGGTTCACGCCATTACGCAGATGGTGGAGGACAATAAATACTGCATTGACGTGTTGACGCAGATTTCGGCATCGAATTCGGCGTTGAAGTCGGTGGCCTTGATATTGCTGGACGATCATCTGAATCACTGTGTGCGCCAGGCGGCGGTGCAGGGCGGTGAAGTTGCCGATAGCAAGCTTGAGGAGGCATCCGCGGCCATCGCGCGCTTGGTGAGGTCGTAG